Genomic DNA from Providencia sp. PROV188:
TGCCTGAAGTGATTGGGATGAGCGATCGCATTTTGGTTATGCATGAAGGGCATATCAGCGGCGAATTCTCTGCCAAAGAAGCAACGCAGGAAGCCTTAATGGCGGCCGCAGTCGGTAAAAATTACGGCTCAGTTCAGGAGTTAACAGCATGAGTTCAACAACCGCACCATCAAAACGCTACTTCAGCAAAGCATGGCTAATGGAGCAAAAATCCTTAATAGCCCTATTAGTCTTAATTGCGATTGTTTCAACCCTAAGCCCTAACTTTTTTACGGTCAACAACCTGTTTAACATCCTGCAACAGACTTCTGTGAATGCGATTATGGCGGTGGGAATGACATTAGTGATTCTTACGTCGGGCATTGATTTGTCTGTGGGATCACTATTGGCATTAACAGGCGCAGTAGCTGCATCGATGGTCGGAGCTGAAGTGAATGCCTTTGTTGCTGTCGCAGGAGCATTAGCGCTCGGTGCTGCAATTGGTGCATGTACAGGGGTGATTGTTGCAAAAGGTAAAGTCCAAGCTTTTATCGCCACATTGGTCATGATGCTATTACTACGTGGTGTAACCCGGGTTTATACCGATGGCAGCCCAATCAATACGGGTTTTAGTGATAACGCCGATTTATTTGGTTGGTTTGGTATTGGTCGCCCATTAGGTATTCCTACCCCAGTATGGTTAATGGTTATCGTCTTTGCGGCGGCTTGGTACATGCTACACCACACTCGCTTAGGTCGTTATATCTATGCGTTAGGCGGAAATGAATCAGCGACCCGCTTATCCGGTATTAATGTCGATAAAATTAAAATTATCGTTTACTCCTTGTGTGGTTTATTAGCAGCGCTGGCGAGTGTGATTGAAGTTGCACGTTTATCTTCAGCTCAGCCAATGGCGGGTAACGGTTATGAACTGGATGCGATTGCTGCGGTTGTACTGGGTGGCACAAGCCTTGCTGGTGGTAAAGGGCGCATTGTAGGTACGCTGATTGGTGCGCTGATCCTTGGTTTCTTAAACAATGGTTTGAACTTACTCGGTATTTCCTCGAACTACCAAATGATCGTAAAAGCCGTTGTGATTTTATTAGCTGTACTTGTTGATAACAAAAAATAGTGATTCTGACCCCTACCCGATAATGACAGGAATTTTCTTATGAAACTGAACAAATTAGCGACTTTATTTACCGCTTTTGCACTAACAGCAACCGTCAGTGTGAACGCGATGGCCAAAGAGAGCATTGCGCTGGTTATTTCAACCCTGAACAACCCATTCTTTGTGACTATGAAAGAT
This window encodes:
- the rbsC gene encoding ribose ABC transporter permease, with protein sequence MSSTTAPSKRYFSKAWLMEQKSLIALLVLIAIVSTLSPNFFTVNNLFNILQQTSVNAIMAVGMTLVILTSGIDLSVGSLLALTGAVAASMVGAEVNAFVAVAGALALGAAIGACTGVIVAKGKVQAFIATLVMMLLLRGVTRVYTDGSPINTGFSDNADLFGWFGIGRPLGIPTPVWLMVIVFAAAWYMLHHTRLGRYIYALGGNESATRLSGINVDKIKIIVYSLCGLLAALASVIEVARLSSAQPMAGNGYELDAIAAVVLGGTSLAGGKGRIVGTLIGALILGFLNNGLNLLGISSNYQMIVKAVVILLAVLVDNKK